From Coffea arabica cultivar ET-39 chromosome 10e, Coffea Arabica ET-39 HiFi, whole genome shotgun sequence, one genomic window encodes:
- the LOC140015135 gene encoding uncharacterized protein, with product MTFFSDLGSIDDDDIEEEDGLERIVTFSEENNNIRLHMRFESKQQLSRAVRMWSINHNKEFRVIESKSNTWFAKCKSSIERTPSTSSYPPCDWCVRAVKKKTHGMWQITKWVNDHNCLGDMIRNNNTRLTASVISRYILRSIEDDPGLKIKNILSFVKENLKVDVSYKKAWYARRKAIELVFGSWEANFAELPQYLNALVQSNPGTVVEWSHHSDSLDRVMTFKYVFWAFGPAIETFHMCKPIICVDGTHLRGEYKGKLLVAVTQDANNKILPIAYAIVDEETIFS from the coding sequence ATGACATTTTTCTCCGATCTTGGGAGCATAGATGATGATGATATAGAAGAGGAGGATGGATTGGAACGTATTGTCACATTCAGTGAGGAGAATAATAATATACGTCTCCATATGAGATTTGAGAGTAAGCAGCAGCTCAGCCGGGCAGTTAGGATGTGGTCCATCAATCACAATAAGGAGTTTAGAGTTATTGAGAGTAAGAGTAACACGTGGTTTGCTAAATgcaaatcatcaattgaaagaaCTCCTTCCACTTCATCGTATCCACCATGCGACTGGTGTGTTAGAGCCGTAAAGAAAAAGACTCATGGAATGTGGCAAATTACAAAATGGGTCAATGACCATAACTGCTTGGGCGACATGATTAGAAATAACAATACAAGGTTGACGGCTTCCGTTATTTCAAGGTACATACTCCGTAGCATTGAAGATGATCCTGGATTAAAGATCAAGAACATACTAAGTTTCGTTAAAGAAAACTTGAAGGTTGATGTGTCTTACAAAAAAGCCTGGTATGCCAGACGTAAAGCAATTGAGCTTGTGTTTGGATCTTGGGAGGCGAATTTTGCCGAACTACCACAGTATCTCAATGCCCTGGTGCAATCCAATCCAGGCACCGTGGTGGAGTGGTCACATCATTCGGATAGTTTGGATCGAGTTATGACTTTTAAGTATGTATTCTGGGCCTTTGGACCGGCTATTGAAACATTCCACATGTGCAAGCCGATTATATGTGTTGATGGCACTCATTTGCGTGGCGAATACAAGGGCAAACTCCTTGTTGCAGTCACTCAAGATGCGAATAACAAGATTCTGCCAATTGCTTATGCCATAGTTGATGAGGAGACGATTTTCAGTTAG